From Aedes albopictus strain Foshan chromosome 1, AalbF5, whole genome shotgun sequence, one genomic window encodes:
- the LOC134285156 gene encoding uncharacterized protein LOC134285156, translating into MVVPKRSATPITFEKSATPSKLPRPTSRKAQPSPPLSSPARDFKPPTSGAAAAKTPSIADASSAIFDLNGRRVRKNSMQDAVTSASVDLNPDTTSSSVTPNDEDRCVDMDHPPREDHLQPDGEVFTLPKLRLNRATTFLGKANASKEAPEKDLIGDGNLAVSDYIQQPREQTPSSSTTSEPDAQLRRVISQCSFVNICPGGECRKEDSPPAAGGGQCCPSYWVTFLTCLVMLLSTVSLAITLLVSYDHLMALYYAWFHEDLTLSLEVSEGHLESFTDLMLKFWVALKRMIGLEG; encoded by the exons ATGGTTGTTCCAAAAAG GTCTGCGACCCCAATCACTTTCGAAAAATCCGCAACACCATCCAAACTCCCCCGACCAACTTCACGGAAGGCGCAACCATCGCCACCGCTGAGTTCCCCGGCACGTGATTTCAAACCACCAACcagtggtgctgctgctgccaaAACGCCTTCGATCGCGGACGCTTCATCCGCCATATTCGATTTAAATGGCCGCCGGGTCCGGAAGAACTCGATGCAGGACGCGGTTACTTCCGCGTCCGTCGACTTGAATCCTGATACCACCAGCAGCAGTGTCACACCAAACGACGAGGATCGGTGTGTTGACATGGATCATCCGCCGCG GGAAGATCACCTGCAACCGGATGGCGAGGTCTTCACACTCCCAAAGCTTCGCCTCAACCGGGCAACTACTTTCCTCGGGAAGGCCAACGCTTCAAAGGAAGCGCCCGAAAAGGACTTGATCGGGGACGGAAATCTCGCAGTTTCCGACTACATCCAGCAGCCCAGAGAGCAAACGCCCTCGAGTTCGACGACCAGCGAGCCCGATGCCCAACTAAGGAGAGTCATTTCCCAGTGCAGCTTCGTGAACATATGCCCCGGCGGGGAATGTCGAAAAGAGGATTCGCCACCTGCCGCCGGTGGCGGTCAATGCTGCCCTTCTTACTGGGTGACTTTCCTGACTTGTCTTGTGATGCTGCTGAGCACGGTGTCTTTGGCGATCACACTGCTGGTAAGCTACGACCATTTGATGGCACTATATTACGCGTGGTTTCATGAAGATCTAACGCTGTCATTGGAGGTGAGTGAGGGTCATTTGGAGAGCTTTACCGAtctgatgttgaagttttgggtgGCGCTGAAAAGGATGATCGGTTTGGAGGGATGA